The Vicinamibacteria bacterium genome includes a region encoding these proteins:
- the lptB gene encoding LPS export ABC transporter ATP-binding protein, with product MMQVLRGRSLAKSFRKKKVVDDVTIEVREGEVVGLLGPNGAGKTTTFHMVVGLTRPDSGSVYLDDQEITEFPMYLRARSGISYLPQEPSIFRKLTVEENALAILETLSLDVSEKRRRLAEVLEELGLTDKARSRGYTLSGGERRRAEITRALVTSPAFMLLDEPFAGIDPIAVGDIQRIVQHLKTRGIGILVTDHNVRETLKITDRAYIMNDGKILCSGTPEELAENEDVRRVYFGEDFRLD from the coding sequence TTGATGCAGGTTTTGCGGGGCCGATCGCTCGCGAAGTCCTTTCGCAAGAAGAAAGTGGTCGACGACGTCACGATCGAAGTGCGTGAGGGCGAGGTCGTTGGACTGCTAGGTCCCAACGGTGCGGGAAAGACGACGACATTTCACATGGTCGTGGGTTTGACACGACCGGATTCTGGAAGTGTTTATCTGGATGATCAGGAAATCACAGAGTTCCCGATGTATCTCCGTGCCCGCAGCGGGATCAGCTACTTGCCCCAGGAGCCCTCGATTTTTCGCAAGCTCACCGTCGAGGAGAACGCCTTGGCCATTCTCGAGACCCTGAGCCTCGACGTCTCGGAAAAGCGGAGGCGACTCGCGGAAGTGCTGGAAGAACTTGGGCTTACCGACAAGGCGCGCTCGCGTGGCTATACGCTGTCCGGCGGGGAGCGACGCCGCGCCGAGATAACGCGCGCCCTGGTGACGTCTCCCGCCTTCATGCTGCTCGACGAGCCCTTCGCCGGCATCGATCCCATTGCGGTCGGGGACATCCAGAGGATCGTCCAGCATCTGAAAACCCGGGGAATCGGCATTCTGGTCACCGATCACAACGTCAGAGAAACCCTGAAGATCACCGATCGAGCCTATATAATGAACGATGGGAAGATTCTCTGCTCGGGAACCCCCGAGGAGCTGGCAGAAAACGAAGATGTTCGTCGTGTTTACTTCGGAGAGGATTTCCGGCTCGACTGA